One Capsicum annuum cultivar UCD-10X-F1 chromosome 2, UCD10Xv1.1, whole genome shotgun sequence genomic window carries:
- the LOC124895988 gene encoding codeine O-demethylase-like: protein MESTPPKLNGKSMLVPSVQELAKQKLTNIPDRYVRPGKVSLPVSAGSTVPVIDVQKLISGDSMDSELQKLHSACQQWGFLQVINHGVTPLLLEDFKREVIELFKLPMEEKKKLWQQEDSFEGFGHLNVVSEEQKLDWSDMFGIMTLPPHIRKVDLFQKLPSKLRCISRNLVTTPPPPNTHAKKKKNHIVIFKTSLLKRSLNLWLGLLSPSSLNTIYVCVI, encoded by the exons ATGGAATCAACGCCTCCGAAACTGAATGGAAAATCTATGTTAGTTCCAAGTGTTCAAGAGCTTGCCAAACAGAAGCTCACCAATATTCCGGACAGGTATGTTCGTCCAGGAAAGGTATCTCTGCCTGTATCTGCTGGATCCACGGTACCAGTTATCGATGTTCAGAAGTTGATATCAGGGGATTCCATGGATTCTGAGCTGCAAAAACTTCACTCTGCTTGCCAACAATGGGGTTTCCTccag GTTATAAATCATGGAGTGACACCTTTGTTATTGGAGGATTTCAAGAGAGAAGTTATAGAATTGTTCAAACTTCCaatggaagaaaagaagaaactatGGCAACAGGAAGACAGCTTTGAAGGTTTCGGACACTTAAATGTTGTATCGGAGGAGCAGAAGCTTGATTGGAGTGACATGTTTGGCATAATGACTCTTCCTCCTCATATACGTAAAGTGGACTTGTTTCAAAAGTTGCCTTCAAAGCTCAGGTGTATCTCTCGGAACTTGGTTACAACACCCCCACCCCCTAACACACacgcaaaaaagaaaaaaaatcacattGTTATTTTCAAGACTTCATTGCTTAAACGATCACTGAACTTGTGGCTTGGTCTTCTCTCTCCCTCATCTCTTAATACAATATATGTTTGTGTGATATGA
- the LOC107859171 gene encoding serine/threonine-protein phosphatase PP1 isozyme 3 gives MDPAAVDRIIEKLLEVRSSKPGKLVQLSESEIKQLCVASRDIFVKQPNLLELDAPIKICGDIHGQYSDLLRLFEYGGFPPKANYLFLGDYVDRGRQSLETICLLLAYKIKYPENFFLLRGNHECASINRIYGFYDECKRRFNVKLWKSFTDCFNCLPVAALIDEKILCMHGGLSPDLSSLDQIRNLPRPTAIPDTGLLCDLLWSDPGKDVNGWGMNDRGVSYTFGPDKVSEFLTKHDLDLVCRAHQVVEDGYEFFAERQLVTIFSAPNYCGEFDNAGAMMSVDENLMCSFQILKPAEKKNKFMM, from the coding sequence ATGGACCCTGCAGCTGTTGATAGGATTATTGAGAAGCTATTGGAAGTTCGATCATCGAAGCCTGGCAAGTTGGTGCAGCTTTCCGAGTCTGAAATCAAGCAACTATGTGTTGCCTCTAGGGATATCTTTGTCAAACAGCCAAATCTCCTTGAACTTGACGCACCCATCAAAATTTGTGGTGACATTCATGGGCAGTACAGTGATCTGTTGAGGCTTTTTGAATATGGTGGTTTTCCTCCGAAGGCTAACTACTTATTTTTAGGTGATTATGTAGATCGTGGGAGGCAGAGCTTAGAAACAATATGCCTCTTGCTTGCCTATAAGATTAAGTATCCTGAGAACTTTTTCCTGCTTAGAGGAAACCATGAGTGTGCTTCTATAAATAGGATATATGGGTTCTATGACGAGTGTAAGCGCCGGTTCAACGTGAAACTATGGAAGTCCTTTACAGACTGTTTTAATTGTCTTCCTGTGGCAGCACTTATCGATGAgaagatattatgcatgcatgggGGTCTCTCCCCTGATCTTTCTAGCTTGGATCAGATTCGAAACTTACCACGTCCAACTGCCATCCCAGACACTGGTTTGCTTTGCGATTTACTTTGGTCGGATCCTGGTAAAGATGTGAATGGGTGGGGGATGAACGATAGAGGAGTTTCATATACCTTTGGCCCTGATAAAGTTTCCGAGTtcttgacaaagcatgacttggaCCTTGTATGTCGTGCCCATCAGGTCGTGGAGGATGGTTATGAATTCTTTGCTGAGAGGCAGCTTGTCACCATTTTTTCAGCACCCAACTACTGTGGAGAGTTTGACAATGCTGGCGCTATGATGAGTGTTGATGAAAACTTGATGTGCTCTTTCCAGATTCTTAAGCCAGCTGAGAAGAAAAATAAGTTTATGATGTGA
- the LOC107859170 gene encoding uncharacterized protein LOC107859170, producing the protein MESTPAKMYFGKSVLVPSVQELAKQNLTNIPARYVRQGQESPAVSAGSAVPVIDIQKLISGDSMDSELQKLHSACQQWGFLQVINHGVTPWLLEDFKREVVELFRLPMEEKKKLWQQEDSFEGFGHIFVVSEEQKLDWSDMFGLWTLPPPIRNVDLFQKLPSKLRDIIEAYCKEIKSLATIILCQLGKALKMEDNEIRDLFSDGMQSMRMNYYPPCPEPDKTIGLSPHSDADALTILLQLNDTEGLQVRKDDAWVPIKPLPNAFIVNIGDMMEIVSNGVYRSIEHRAIVNSNGERLSVATFYNINVEAELGPAQNIMEAYSKEIKSLAMIILCQLGKALRMDEKEMEGLYSDGVQSIRMNYYPPCPEPYKTIGFSPHSDADALTVLFQLNETEGLQVRKDGIWVPIKPLPNALIVNIGDMMEIVSNGVYRSIEHRAIVNSDKERLSVATFYTFNLESELGPKLHLACKDWGFFQLVNHEVSLSLVEKVKSEIKAFFDLPMEEKKKFEQQEGDSEGYGQAFVVSEEQKLDWADILYMITLPTILRKPHLFPMLPIALRNALEQYSAELKKLAMKILYKMANALGMQDEDINILFEEGLQMMRINYYPPCPEPELVMGLCPHSDSVGLTILLQVSEVEGLQIKKNGAWIPVTPLPDAFVVNIGDSLEIVTNGIYKSIEHRAVVNEDKERISIATFFSPKLDGDFGPAPSLLTPQCPAQFRRIGVADYFKGFLSRELVGKSYIDTIRIGNGDDGNN; encoded by the exons ATGGAATCAACGCCAGCAAAAATGTACTTTGGAAAATCTGTGTTAGTTCCAAGTGTTCAGGAGCTTGCCAAACAGAACCTTACCAATATTCCGGCCAGGTACGTCCGTCAAGGACAGGAATCTCCGGCTGTATCTGCCGGATCCGCCGTACCAGTTATCGATATCCAGAAGTTGATATCAGGGGATTCCATGGATTCTGAGCTGCAAAAGCTTCACTCTGCTTGTCAACAATGGGGTTTCCTCCAG GTTATAAACCATGGAGTGACACCTTGGTTATTGGAGGACTTCAAAAGAGAAGTTGTAGAATTGTTCAGACTTCCaatggaagaaaagaagaaactatGGCAACAGGAAGACAGCTTTGAAGGTTTCGGGCACATATTTGTTGTATCAGAGGAGCAAAAGCTTGATTGGAGCGACATGTTTGGCTTATGGACTCTTCCTCCTCCTATCCGCAATGTGGACTTGTTTCAAAAGTTGCCCTCGAAGCTCAG GGACATCATAGAAGCATATTGCAAAGAAATCAAGAGCCTAGCAACGATCATCCTATGTCAATTGGGGAAGGCTTTAAAGATGGAAGATAATGAAATAAGAGATCTATTCAGTGATGGTATGCAGtcaatgagaatgaattattATCCCCCTTGCCCTGAGCCAGACAAGACAATTGGCTTAAGCCCTCATTCTGATGCTGATGCCCTCACCATCCTTCTCCAGCTGAACGATACTGAAGGTCTCCAAGTCCGTAAAGACGATGCGTGGGTGCCTATAAAACCCCTCCCAAATGCTTTCATTGTGAATATTGGCGATATGATGGAG ATAGTGAGCAATGGTGTGTATAGAAGCATTGAGCACAGAGCAATTGTAAACTCAAACGGAGAACGGCTCTCAGTTGCGACGTTCTATAACATCAACGTTGAAGCCGAATTAGGACCTGCACAGA ACATCATGGAAGCATACAGCAAAGAAATCAAGAGCCTGGCAATGATCATCCTATGTCAATTGGGAAAGGCTTTAAGGATGGATGAAAAGGAAATGGAAGGGCTATACAGTGATGGCGTGCAGTCAATAAGGATGAATTATTATCCACCTTGCCCTGAGCCATACAAAACCATTGGATTTAGCCCTCATTCTGATGCTGATGCCCTCACCGTCCTTTTCCAACTGAATGAAACTGAAGGTCTCCAAGTCCGAAAAGACGGTATTTGGGTGCCTATTAAGCCCCTCCCAAATGCTTTGATTGTGAATATTGGTGATATGATGGAG ATAGTGAGCAATGGTGTTTATAGGAGCATTGAGCACAGAGCAATCGTAAACTCAGACAAAGAGAGGCTCTCAGTTGCTACATTCTATACATTCAACCTTGAATCCGAGTTAGGACCT AAGCTTCATCTTGCTTGCAAAGATTGGGGATTTTTCCAG TTGGTGAATCATGAGGTGAGTTTATCGTTGGTGGAGAAAGTGAAGTCAGAAATCAAAGCATTTtttgatttaccaatggaagagaagaagaagtttgAGCAACAAGAAGGAGATTCTGAAGGATATGGGCAAGCCTTTGTTGTATCTGAAGAGCAAAAGTTAGATTGGGCTGATATACTTTACATGATCACTCTTCCTACCATTTTGAGAAAGCCTCACTTATTCCCAATGCTCCCTATTGCACTTAG GAATGCGCTGGAACAATACTcagcagaactcaagaaacttGCCATGAAAATTTTGTACAAAATGGCTAACGCATTAGGGATGCAAGATgaagatataaatatattatttgaagaAGGGTTGCAAATGATGAGGATAAATTACTATCCACCTTGTCCTGAACCAGAGCTTGTGATGGGCTTATGCCCTCATTCTGATTCTGTTGGTCTAACCATACTCCTTCAAGTCAGTGAAGTTGAAGgccttcaaattaaaaaaaatggtgcTTGGATTCCTGTTACACCTCTTCCTGACGCCTTTGTTGTCAACATTGGAGACAGTTTAGAG ATTGTGACAAATGGTATTTACAAAAGCATCGAACATCGAGCCGTCGTTAATGAGGACAAAGAGAGGATCTCGATTGCAACATTTTTTAGCCCCAAATTGGATGGTGATTTTGGCCCAGCACCTAGTCTCCTCACTCCTCAATGCCCTGCACAATTTAGGAGGATTGGAGTGGCTGATTACTTTAAGGGATTTTTATCTCGAGAGCTCGTTGGAAAATCATACATCGATACTATAAGGATTGGAAATGGAGATGATGGAAACAATTGA